In Legionellales bacterium, the DNA window CTTCAACCACTGATAATTCATTATCAAAGCTATTGCCATCTTCAACAGTAATAACACCTTCTTTGCCCACTTTTGCCATCGCTTCAGCAATGATATTACCCACTGCATCGTCAGAATTAGCAGAAATTGTTCCGACCTGTGCAATCGCTTTATCGTCTTTGCAAGGTTTGGACATTTTTTTCAATTCTTCAACAGCAACGGTCACTGCTTTATCGATACCGCGTTTTAAATCCATTGGATTCATACCGGCCGCAACCGCTTTAACGCCTTCTAATAAAATAGTTTGAGCGATAACGGTTGCTGTGGTGGTGCCATCACCGGCTAAATCAGAAGTTTGTGAAGCAACTTCTTTAACCATTTGAGCACCCATGTTTTCGAACTTATCTTTTAGTTCGATTTCTTTCGCCACAGATACACCGTCTTTAGTAATCGTTGGCGCACCAAACGATTTTTCTAATACAACGTTACGACCGCGTGGGCCTAAGGTTACTTTAACTGCATTCGCAAGCACGTTAACACCGTTAACCAGTTTGTTGCGCGCAGTTTCTGAAAAATAAACTTCTTTTGCAGACATGATTTTTCCTCGTTAAAAAATAATTAGTCGATAATACCCATGATATCTTCTTCACGCATGACGACCAATTCTTCGCCATCCAATTTAACTTCGGTACCCGCGTATTTGCCAAATAAGACTTTATCGCCTTTCTTAACAGCTAACGCACAGATATCACCGTTATCCAAGGTTTTACCTGGGCCAACAGCAAGCACTGTACCGCTAATGGGTTTTTCACCGGCTGTATCGGGGATAACGATACCACCTTTAGTAGTTTTGCTCTCTTCATTGCGACGAACAACGACACGATCGTGTAAGGGCTGAATTTTAACGCTCATAGTTCTTAACTCCTCAACTGGCGTTATGATGAATGATTTTGTACTAATTTTAAAAGCCTGTTTAAAGGCTCTAAGTTAGCACTCTCTTAACTAGAGTGCTAATGATAGCGATATGGGGGTGCGTGTCAAGTTTTCAAGAGGAGGAAATAGCCTTTTTTAATCACACCTGTTATGATTTTTAACATTTTTATCACCCAGCAGGTATGCAATGACATCGCGACTCATTTTTTGTCGAGCCAGACGGATTACTGGAACTTTGCGATTTTTAAGTTGGTTAACCCTTTTTTTTATTGGGGTGCAAATTGCCTTTGCGATTACCAATAATTTTGATTACTTAAAAGCCGCTGAAATACTGCATCAGCATATTGCCTTCCCTCATATTATACTACCCGGTCTATTACAATGTATTGTGGCTTTCCTAGGTTTGCATCTGTTACTCGTGCTGGGATTGTGGGTGATCCTGCGCTTAAATTTTTCCTTTTGGGAAATGGATCAGACACAGGCAAATACCTTAAGCCTCTGGACCTGGGTGCTCGCCATTGTGTGTATTATGCTGGCGAACGAATATTATTATCCGCTTTCCCAATTTTCTAAATTACTGGCAGAAATTATTCCCCACACGCTCAGCATTTATTTACTGATACTATTGCTTATTCCATTAGCTATCATGGTAGTTATTGCGGTATTACAATGGATCACCCATGCTTTTCAGCAAGGAAAAAGTTATGGAATTTGCAGCATTTTAATTATTGTGTCGTTGATAAGCGCGATTTTTTATACGCTCTATAGTAAACCTACCATTAATCATTATATTGCCCCTGCCTCATCGCCTAATGTGATTATTATTGGCATCGACTCATTACGTCCTGATCATACTGGCGTCTATAATTCATCCGTAAAATTAACACCGCATCTCGATACATTTTTACACTCTGCCACCAATTTTAATCAAGCGCTCACACCGCTCGCGCGGACATTTCCGGCGTGGATGAGTATTTTAACGGGAAATTATCCACTTAAGCATGGGGCGCGATATGATTTAATCGATCCGCAATTTTTACATCTGGATAATAATCTCGCCGCCGTATTACAACAACATCACTATCACACGATTTACGCAACGGATGATAAACGCTTTAGTAATATTGACAAACGTTATAATTTTGATGAAATTTTAGGGCCTAAAATCGGTTTATTAGATTTTATTTTAGGCAATTTAAATGATTTTCCTTTGTCGAATTTAGTCATTAATACCTCGATTGGACATTGGCTTTTTCCTTATAATACGGGAAATCGTCAAACCTTAGCCACTTATGATCCTCAGCGTTTTAATCACATGGTTGAACAAGGATTACGACAAAACTTTCATCAACCGATTTTTTTATGCGTGCATTTTTGTTTACCTCACTATCCTTATGGTTGGTCAAAAAAATTAAAATATATTCCCCCGCCACTGAATTCTTCACAAGCACATTATCTTTATGATCAAGCTGTGCAAACGGCTGATCAACAATTTGCGGAATTAATTAATTTTTTACAACAGGATAATTTACTGCAACATGCCATTGTTGTTGTCATTTCAGATCATGGCGAAGCATTGGGTGTACCCGATCGTTTAACTCATCCCAACATGTATCAAGGTGATATCAACC includes these proteins:
- the groES gene encoding co-chaperone GroES — encoded protein: MSVKIQPLHDRVVVRRNEESKTTKGGIVIPDTAGEKPISGTVLAVGPGKTLDNGDICALAVKKGDKVLFGKYAGTEVKLDGEELVVMREEDIMGIID
- a CDS encoding sulfatase-like hydrolase/transferase encodes the protein MTSRLIFCRARRITGTLRFLSWLTLFFIGVQIAFAITNNFDYLKAAEILHQHIAFPHIILPGLLQCIVAFLGLHLLLVLGLWVILRLNFSFWEMDQTQANTLSLWTWVLAIVCIMLANEYYYPLSQFSKLLAEIIPHTLSIYLLILLLIPLAIMVVIAVLQWITHAFQQGKSYGICSILIIVSLISAIFYTLYSKPTINHYIAPASSPNVIIIGIDSLRPDHTGVYNSSVKLTPHLDTFLHSATNFNQALTPLARTFPAWMSILTGNYPLKHGARYDLIDPQFLHLDNNLAAVLQQHHYHTIYATDDKRFSNIDKRYNFDEILGPKIGLLDFILGNLNDFPLSNLVINTSIGHWLFPYNTGNRQTLATYDPQRFNHMVEQGLRQNFHQPIFLCVHFCLPHYPYGWSKKLKYIPPPLNSSQAHYLYDQAVQTADQQFAELINFLQQDNLLQHAIVVVISDHGEALGVPDRLTHPNMYQGDINHSALKKLFASYDPPIALDFSTGHGTDILSMDQYHIVFSWRLLNTPAKNLNKKIDEQVSLIDIKPTILDLLHLPVGQQEGISLAKIILGKSTPPNSPRYFYLSSGFTPQAVMSTHPNEKLLATQSANYFSVDPKTGYVIVKHDMGKLIIGSKELGIIHQNWLLALYPKLNHQIPVLVNLASGKWSDDMDSAFVKKSPFTTLLQQLKLYYG